From the genome of Hymenobacter sp. PAMC 26628, one region includes:
- a CDS encoding M20/M25/M40 family metallo-hydrolase, which yields MKATLLLALLPLAAAAQMAPAPSSLLPKADPAIAKLVNEISAKNLQTDIEKLVSFGTRHTLSDTQSPTRGIGAARKWVQGEFEKYSQASGGRLKVEMDTFTVKPDGRRINKPVLMANVLATLPGTDPTDTRVILVSGHIDSRVSDVMNATADAPGANDDGSGTVLVMELARVLAGQKFPCTLKFVVVQGEEQGLYGSSHLAERAKKEGWNLVAMLNNDIVGNSHGHDPDLSDATKLRVFSEGVPATETPEQAKQRRQLSSENDAPSRQLARAAQRAAQLYAKGQELVLINRPDRFLRGGDHTPFNQQGFAAVRFTEMNEDYSHQHQDLRTEKGRAYGDVIAGMDFAYLRRNAGINLATMASLALAPGAPAKVEVLTADLTNRTALRWQAPTGGPKPAAYAVLVRASDAPQWQQRYLVTDTKADLPISKDNFTFGIASVDAAGHESPAVLPVVGR from the coding sequence ATGAAAGCAACTCTCCTCCTGGCTTTGCTGCCGCTGGCCGCCGCGGCCCAAATGGCCCCCGCTCCTTCCTCACTGTTGCCCAAGGCCGACCCGGCCATTGCAAAGCTGGTGAACGAGATTTCGGCCAAGAACCTGCAAACCGACATCGAGAAGCTCGTCAGCTTCGGCACCCGCCACACCCTCAGCGACACCCAGAGCCCGACGCGCGGCATCGGGGCGGCCCGCAAGTGGGTGCAGGGCGAGTTTGAAAAGTATAGCCAAGCCAGCGGCGGCCGCCTGAAAGTAGAAATGGACACCTTCACCGTCAAACCCGACGGCCGCCGCATCAACAAGCCGGTGCTGATGGCCAACGTGCTGGCCACGCTGCCCGGCACCGACCCCACCGATACGCGCGTCATCCTCGTGAGCGGCCACATCGACTCGCGGGTGAGCGACGTGATGAACGCCACCGCCGACGCGCCGGGGGCCAACGACGACGGCTCGGGCACGGTGCTGGTGATGGAGCTGGCCCGCGTGCTGGCCGGCCAGAAATTCCCGTGCACCCTGAAATTTGTGGTCGTGCAGGGCGAAGAGCAAGGCCTCTACGGCTCCAGCCACCTGGCCGAGCGGGCAAAAAAAGAAGGCTGGAACCTGGTGGCCATGCTCAACAACGACATCGTGGGCAACTCGCACGGCCACGACCCCGACCTGAGCGACGCCACCAAGCTGCGCGTGTTCAGCGAAGGCGTGCCGGCCACCGAAACGCCCGAGCAGGCCAAGCAGCGCCGCCAGCTCAGCTCCGAAAATGACGCGCCCAGCCGCCAACTCGCCCGCGCCGCCCAGCGCGCCGCCCAGCTCTACGCCAAGGGCCAGGAGCTGGTGCTCATCAACCGGCCCGACCGCTTCCTGCGCGGCGGCGACCACACGCCGTTCAACCAGCAAGGCTTTGCCGCCGTGCGCTTTACGGAAATGAACGAGGACTACAGCCACCAGCACCAGGACCTGCGCACCGAAAAAGGCCGCGCCTACGGCGACGTCATCGCGGGCATGGACTTCGCCTACCTGCGCCGCAATGCCGGCATCAACCTTGCCACCATGGCCAGCCTGGCCCTGGCCCCCGGGGCCCCCGCCAAAGTCGAAGTCCTCACCGCCGACCTCACCAACCGCACCGCGTTGCGCTGGCAGGCGCCCACCGGGGGCCCCAAGCCGGCCGCCTACGCTGTGCTCGTGCGCGCCAGCGACGCGCCGCAGTGGCAGCAGCGCTACCTCGTGACCGATACCAAGGCCGACCTGCCCATCAGCAAAGACAACTTCACCTTCGGCATCGCCAGCGTCGACGCCGCTGGGCACGAGAGCCCCGCCGTGCTGCCCGTGGTAGGGCGGTAA
- a CDS encoding PorP/SprF family type IX secretion system membrane protein, with protein sequence MKRALYLLLLPLLLLAAAPARAQQQAQYSQYMNNNYLLNPGATGVEDYIDVKASYRTQWTGLEGAPKTYYASASSSLGKWRSTSKRTIRDRVRPFHAIGGLLYNDVTGPTSRTGAYVSYAYNLVLTPKIRLALGVSAGMQQFSVDGEQLHFFDPTTRAASAASRVLDGSVGVWLYSPDFYFGASSAQILGNRLNFSYGPNSVDAGAPGNSLRRHYFATAGVRLPIDDDWSLVPSVLVKAVNPAPLSVDLNAKIKYRDLLWFGASWRAFDSVVGMVGLSYEQLTVGYSYDAGISGLTGYHGGSHEILVGLRLKKKAQVVCTNKFW encoded by the coding sequence ATGAAAAGAGCTTTATACCTACTGCTGCTGCCGTTGCTGCTGCTGGCCGCCGCGCCGGCCCGGGCCCAGCAGCAGGCGCAGTACAGCCAGTACATGAACAACAACTACCTCCTGAACCCGGGCGCGACGGGCGTGGAGGACTACATCGACGTCAAGGCGAGCTACCGCACCCAGTGGACGGGCCTGGAAGGGGCCCCAAAAACCTACTACGCCAGCGCCAGCTCCTCGCTGGGCAAGTGGCGCAGCACCAGCAAGCGCACCATCCGTGACCGCGTGCGGCCGTTCCACGCCATCGGCGGCCTGCTTTACAACGACGTGACAGGCCCCACAAGCCGGACGGGCGCCTACGTCTCCTACGCCTACAACCTGGTGCTGACGCCCAAAATCCGGCTGGCGCTAGGCGTGTCAGCGGGCATGCAGCAGTTTTCCGTCGATGGCGAGCAGCTGCACTTCTTCGACCCCACCACCCGCGCCGCCAGCGCCGCCTCGCGCGTGCTCGACGGCTCGGTGGGCGTGTGGTTGTACAGCCCCGATTTCTACTTCGGGGCCTCCAGCGCGCAGATTCTGGGCAACCGGCTCAACTTCTCCTACGGCCCCAACTCGGTGGACGCGGGCGCGCCCGGCAACTCGCTGCGCCGCCACTACTTCGCCACGGCCGGGGTGCGGCTGCCCATCGACGACGACTGGTCACTGGTGCCGTCGGTGCTGGTCAAGGCCGTCAACCCCGCCCCGCTCTCGGTCGACCTCAACGCCAAGATTAAGTACCGGGATTTGCTGTGGTTCGGCGCGTCGTGGCGCGCCTTCGACTCGGTGGTCGGCATGGTGGGCCTCAGCTACGAGCAGCTCACGGTGGGCTACTCCTACGACGCCGGCATCTCCGGCCTCACTGGCTACCACGGCGGCAGCCACGAAATACTGGTGGGCCTGCGCCTCAAGAAAAAAGCCCAGGTGGTGTGCACCAACAAGTTCTGGTAA
- a CDS encoding gliding motility-associated C-terminal domain-containing protein — protein sequence MPAALPYSTLSITRILTSLVAKPRRAAGGLLALILLLSGTATTALAQTAPPECSQDQKFANTWYFGYKAGLDFNAATDSIPPKVLTDGQMTAPAGAGVMSDGNGKILFYSNGDTIWNGNHTVMTNGTGMGGNRLVTDGPLPIRMPGSPPVGMPGAETHYLIFTQDAKGGPKGLSYSEIIIPAGGGPGTVTPATKNTPLTQGTTEKMTAVFHKNGCDIWIIVHGWGNAKAGTANRGDSFLAYRVRTTGVDPTPIISVVGSLHAASVAPMGYRGQMKVTPDGQQLAVARFSEAVGDSSSSVELFSFDAGTGMVSNPKILDAKEGGYYGVEFSPGRSKLYATVLGAPPRLPQLLQFDISNPGGMAGKQVIPLKQTTPVNLGSLQAAPDGKIYVARENQPALGFITFPDSLGPKARYADDSLTLRLSGRRSGLGLVNFNQSSLLRVGFGYRSTACLEITFQAPPIDFDGKTYAWDFGDGTKSAEENPKHTYPAPGDYAVTLRITTNCFCRESQGLIRVPGAPTPGSIGAAQALCGGATPAPLTSTAGAGAGTGQFSYQWQSSPDNTTWADINGANAPNFAPGALTATTYFRRLVTSGFCAPRTPTTSVAITVLPVLAAGTIAADQTVCAGSAAAPLTSTAAATGGTGTFAYQWESSPDNITWTAVAGATNETFAPGALAATTYFRRRVASGPCGAVSNAVTLTVLPALAAGTIAANQAICAGAAPAPLTSEAPATGGPGPIAYQWEFSPDNATWNTINGATGLAYAPGSLGSTAYFRRRASSPGTCAPVFSNVVAITVAPALAAGTVGASQALCPGAAPAPFTSTAGASGGTGTFAYQWEVSADNSNWTAIAGATSADYAPGTPTATTYYRRRVTSGLCGPAYSPSVALTLLSPLNAGSISANQTICTGATPSSLSSTTEASGGAGTFAYQWEFSTDNVYWNPVTGATSLTYAPGPLTATTYYRRRATSGTGTCSTAVSNVLTILVQPFVTPSVSLATPPAQCPGTAFTFTAVATNVGPAPAFQWFVNNVAVANGPTFTSSTLVSGDQVRVEVTPTAGLCVTTNLVAATVTVTRTPTPAPTLAIAVQPGGPVCLGAPLTFSIASVTEAGPAPAYQWQVNGNDVAGATGSSFTSTALRDGQLVTLRLRTTNACGQPVAVVSNGVGVHIQPPVVVNAGPDKEILLGTSVVLEGTADGNYPVTWTPAAGLTIPANDPLHPVAAPTATTTYTLSAGAGGCASSDQVTVTVRPPIRIPNAFTPNGDGRDDTWQIEFIEQFPDNTVNVFNRWGNKIFSTDNYSRANEWRGDINGQPAPVGTYYYVVVTKGPLGRSYAGSITVLY from the coding sequence ATGCCCGCAGCGCTACCGTATTCTACCCTATCCATTACCCGAATTCTCACCTCGCTTGTTGCCAAGCCCCGCCGGGCGGCGGGCGGGCTGCTGGCGCTGATTCTGCTGCTGAGCGGCACGGCCACCACGGCCCTGGCGCAAACGGCTCCCCCGGAGTGCAGCCAGGACCAGAAGTTTGCCAATACCTGGTATTTCGGCTACAAAGCGGGGCTCGACTTCAACGCTGCCACCGATTCCATTCCGCCCAAGGTGCTGACCGATGGCCAGATGACGGCCCCCGCCGGTGCGGGGGTGATGTCGGACGGCAACGGCAAGATTCTCTTTTACAGCAACGGCGACACCATCTGGAACGGCAACCATACCGTCATGACCAACGGCACGGGCATGGGCGGCAACCGGCTTGTCACCGATGGTCCCCTGCCCATCCGGATGCCCGGCAGTCCGCCCGTAGGGATGCCGGGGGCGGAAACGCACTACCTCATCTTCACGCAGGACGCTAAGGGCGGCCCCAAGGGCCTGAGCTACTCGGAGATTATTATCCCCGCTGGCGGGGGCCCTGGCACAGTAACGCCCGCCACCAAGAACACGCCACTTACCCAGGGCACCACCGAGAAAATGACGGCCGTGTTTCACAAGAACGGCTGCGACATCTGGATTATCGTTCACGGCTGGGGCAATGCTAAAGCTGGCACCGCCAACCGCGGCGATTCGTTTCTGGCTTACCGCGTGCGCACGACCGGCGTCGACCCGACGCCGATTATCTCCGTGGTAGGCTCGCTGCACGCGGCGAGCGTGGCCCCAATGGGCTACCGCGGGCAGATGAAAGTGACGCCCGACGGCCAGCAGCTGGCCGTGGCCCGCTTCAGCGAGGCCGTGGGCGACAGCAGCAGCAGCGTGGAACTGTTTAGTTTCGATGCCGGGACGGGCATGGTCAGCAACCCGAAAATCCTGGACGCCAAGGAAGGTGGCTACTACGGCGTCGAATTTTCGCCGGGCCGCAGTAAGCTCTACGCCACCGTGCTGGGCGCGCCGCCCCGGCTGCCGCAGCTGCTGCAATTCGACATCAGCAACCCCGGCGGCATGGCCGGCAAGCAGGTTATTCCGCTTAAGCAAACCACACCGGTGAACCTGGGCTCGCTGCAGGCCGCGCCCGATGGCAAGATTTACGTGGCCCGCGAAAACCAGCCCGCGCTGGGCTTCATCACCTTCCCCGACTCGCTGGGGCCCAAGGCCCGCTACGCCGACGACAGCCTAACGCTGCGGCTAAGCGGCCGCCGCAGCGGCCTGGGCCTGGTCAACTTCAACCAAAGCTCGCTGCTGCGGGTGGGCTTTGGGTACCGGTCCACGGCTTGCCTGGAAATCACTTTTCAGGCCCCGCCCATCGATTTCGACGGAAAGACATATGCCTGGGATTTTGGCGACGGCACCAAATCTGCGGAGGAGAACCCGAAGCATACTTACCCCGCCCCCGGCGACTACGCGGTGACCTTGCGCATCACGACTAATTGCTTTTGCCGTGAATCTCAAGGCCTGATTCGAGTGCCTGGGGCCCCCACGCCGGGTAGCATTGGGGCCGCCCAAGCCCTGTGCGGCGGGGCTACGCCGGCGCCGCTCACCAGCACGGCCGGTGCTGGCGCCGGCACCGGGCAGTTCAGCTACCAGTGGCAATCATCGCCCGACAACACCACCTGGGCCGACATCAACGGTGCCAACGCCCCGAATTTTGCGCCGGGGGCCCTGACCGCCACGACCTATTTCCGGCGCTTGGTCACGTCGGGTTTCTGCGCCCCGCGCACACCTACGACATCCGTCGCCATCACCGTGCTGCCGGTGTTGGCGGCCGGCACCATCGCCGCCGACCAAACCGTGTGCGCCGGCAGCGCCGCCGCGCCACTCACGAGCACCGCAGCGGCCACGGGCGGCACCGGCACGTTTGCTTACCAGTGGGAATCTTCGCCGGACAACATCACCTGGACGGCCGTTGCCGGCGCTACGAACGAAACCTTTGCGCCCGGGGCCCTGGCCGCTACCACCTACTTCCGCCGCCGGGTGGCGTCGGGGCCCTGCGGCGCGGTATCCAACGCCGTGACGCTGACCGTGCTGCCCGCCCTGGCGGCCGGTACCATTGCGGCCAACCAAGCCATCTGTGCCGGCGCGGCACCGGCTCCCCTCACCAGCGAAGCACCGGCTACGGGCGGCCCGGGGCCCATCGCTTACCAGTGGGAATTCTCGCCGGACAACGCAACCTGGAACACCATTAACGGGGCTACCGGGCTGGCTTATGCGCCGGGCTCGCTCGGCTCCACCGCTTACTTCCGCCGCCGGGCGAGTTCGCCCGGCACCTGCGCCCCGGTTTTCTCCAACGTCGTGGCCATCACGGTGGCCCCGGCGCTGGCGGCCGGCACCGTCGGCGCTAGCCAGGCGCTGTGCCCGGGCGCTGCCCCCGCGCCCTTCACCAGCACGGCGGGGGCCAGCGGCGGCACAGGCACGTTTGCTTATCAGTGGGAAGTTTCGGCTGATAATTCAAACTGGACGGCCATTGCCGGCGCCACTAGCGCCGATTATGCGCCCGGCACCCCCACCGCCACCACTTATTACCGCCGCCGGGTGACGTCGGGGCTCTGCGGCCCAGCGTACTCGCCCTCCGTTGCCCTGACGCTGTTGTCGCCACTGAATGCGGGCAGCATTTCGGCCAACCAGACCATCTGCACGGGCGCTACGCCGTCTTCGCTCTCCAGCACCACCGAGGCCAGCGGTGGCGCAGGCACGTTTGCTTACCAGTGGGAATTTTCGACGGATAATGTGTATTGGAATCCCGTCACGGGCGCGACCAGCCTGACTTATGCGCCCGGCCCACTTACGGCCACCACCTACTACCGGCGCCGGGCAACGTCGGGCACGGGCACCTGCTCCACGGCGGTTTCCAACGTGCTGACGATACTGGTGCAGCCCTTCGTGACGCCCAGCGTGAGCCTAGCGACGCCGCCCGCGCAGTGCCCCGGCACGGCCTTTACCTTTACGGCCGTGGCTACGAACGTGGGCCCCGCACCTGCTTTCCAGTGGTTCGTCAACAACGTGGCCGTGGCCAACGGGCCCACGTTCACCAGCAGCACGCTGGTGTCCGGCGACCAAGTGCGGGTGGAGGTGACGCCCACGGCGGGGCTGTGCGTCACGACGAACCTGGTCGCGGCCACGGTTACCGTGACGCGCACACCGACGCCTGCGCCCACCCTCGCCATTGCCGTGCAGCCGGGCGGGCCCGTGTGCCTGGGCGCGCCGCTCACGTTCAGCATTGCCAGCGTGACGGAAGCCGGCCCGGCCCCCGCCTACCAATGGCAGGTGAACGGCAACGACGTGGCCGGGGCCACGGGCTCCAGCTTCACCAGCACGGCGCTGCGCGACGGCCAGCTTGTGACGCTGCGCCTGCGCACGACCAACGCCTGCGGGCAGCCCGTAGCGGTGGTTTCCAACGGGGTGGGCGTGCACATTCAACCGCCGGTGGTAGTGAATGCGGGCCCCGACAAGGAAATTCTGCTGGGTACCTCCGTGGTGCTGGAAGGCACGGCCGACGGCAACTACCCCGTGACGTGGACGCCGGCCGCGGGGCTGACCATTCCGGCCAACGACCCGCTGCACCCCGTGGCCGCGCCCACGGCCACCACCACCTACACCCTCTCGGCCGGGGCCGGTGGCTGCGCCAGCTCTGACCAGGTGACCGTGACCGTGCGCCCGCCCATCCGCATTCCCAACGCCTTCACGCCCAACGGCGACGGCCGCGACGACACCTGGCAGATTGAGTTCATCGAGCAGTTTCCCGACAACACCGTGAACGTGTTCAACCGCTGGGGCAATAAGATTTTCTCCACCGATAACTACAGCCGGGCCAACGAGTGGCGCGGCGACATCAACGGCCAGCCCGCGCCGGTTGGCACCTATTACTACGTCGTCGTGACGAAGGGGCCCCTGGGCCGGTCCTACGCCGGGTCGATTACGGTTCTGTATTAA
- a CDS encoding DUF92 domain-containing protein, with product MTAMYSFGLVALLLGAGMAYSTRTGKLTRAAAGTGGLLGLLIYGGAGFGGLGLLALFFGLGSAASAWQGPTKRRLGLAEANKGRRTAGQVLANAGVAGLLGAVAACYPAQAPLARLMLAGSFAAATADTLASELGNVYGRRYYNVLTWRPDVRGENGVVSLEGTLLGLAGSALVAGLYGLCFGWGPSVGWLLVAGTAGNLADSVLGATLERRQLVSNNTVNLLNTLVGALVAGAL from the coding sequence ATGACGGCCATGTACTCTTTCGGGCTGGTTGCTTTGCTGCTCGGGGCCGGCATGGCCTACAGCACCCGCACCGGCAAGCTGACCCGCGCCGCTGCCGGCACGGGGGGCCTGCTGGGCCTGCTCATCTACGGGGGCGCGGGCTTTGGGGGGCTTGGCCTGCTGGCCCTCTTTTTTGGGTTAGGTTCGGCCGCCTCGGCGTGGCAGGGCCCCACGAAGCGCCGGCTCGGGCTGGCCGAAGCCAACAAAGGCCGGCGCACCGCGGGGCAGGTGCTGGCCAATGCGGGCGTGGCGGGGCTGCTCGGGGCGGTGGCCGCGTGCTACCCCGCGCAGGCGCCGCTGGCCCGGCTGATGCTGGCCGGAAGCTTTGCTGCGGCCACGGCCGACACGCTGGCCTCGGAGCTGGGCAACGTCTACGGCCGCCGCTACTACAACGTCCTGACCTGGCGGCCCGACGTGCGGGGCGAGAACGGGGTCGTCAGCCTGGAGGGCACGCTCCTGGGCTTGGCCGGCAGTGCGCTGGTGGCCGGCCTGTACGGCCTGTGCTTCGGCTGGGGCCCGAGCGTCGGGTGGCTGCTCGTGGCCGGCACGGCCGGCAACCTCGCGGATTCGGTGCTGGGGGCTACGCTGGAGCGGCGGCAGCTCGTCAGCAATAATACCGTCAACCTGCTCAATACGCTGGTGGGGGCCCTGGTGGCGGGCGCGCTGTAG
- a CDS encoding enhanced serine sensitivity protein SseB C-terminal domain-containing protein — protein MGLLDFLKNKPENNPAAAPASAPTTPSAPAPAGAPVAARPAGPRYQGSNFKTPAPEPAPVSATPLPFPAPEPLPFPFEPENVLEQLLLMAATEEQARPAFYQALMQEEILMILAPEEGVGPGDVVPAEGAQIQLQMLTDGKLPIFTSPSRLTDGGQDASEVSYVRIPGHAFFSMVQGQDCVLNPFSPAGKLLPKEEIEALLNGQLTGPTSPAGGDAEVLLSQPEAYPTAVADAVVAWAATQPHLRTAYLAQMQLANAPETPRLLLAFESDAAGPEFMQELGPVLEGKTDAYQFVDLMLLDLESAEGVNPYFRQVEPIYQRA, from the coding sequence ATGGGTCTGCTTGACTTTCTAAAAAATAAGCCCGAGAACAATCCTGCCGCCGCGCCGGCTTCGGCCCCTACCACGCCCAGCGCGCCGGCACCGGCCGGGGCCCCAGTTGCGGCCAGGCCCGCGGGGCCCCGCTACCAAGGCTCCAACTTCAAAACGCCGGCCCCCGAGCCAGCACCGGTATCGGCCACGCCGCTGCCCTTCCCGGCCCCCGAGCCGCTGCCGTTCCCCTTCGAGCCCGAAAATGTGCTGGAACAGCTGTTGCTGATGGCCGCCACCGAGGAGCAGGCCCGCCCGGCCTTCTACCAGGCCCTGATGCAGGAGGAAATCCTGATGATTCTGGCCCCCGAAGAAGGCGTGGGCCCCGGCGACGTGGTGCCCGCCGAAGGCGCGCAAATCCAGCTCCAGATGCTCACCGACGGCAAATTGCCCATCTTCACCTCGCCCAGCCGCCTCACCGACGGCGGCCAGGACGCCAGCGAGGTCAGCTACGTGCGCATCCCCGGCCACGCGTTTTTTAGCATGGTGCAGGGCCAGGACTGCGTGCTGAACCCGTTCTCGCCCGCCGGCAAATTGCTGCCCAAGGAAGAGATTGAGGCCTTGCTTAACGGCCAGCTCACCGGCCCCACCTCACCCGCCGGCGGCGACGCCGAGGTGCTGCTGAGCCAGCCCGAAGCCTACCCCACCGCCGTGGCCGACGCCGTGGTGGCCTGGGCCGCCACCCAGCCGCACCTGCGCACCGCCTACCTGGCCCAGATGCAGCTCGCCAACGCCCCCGAAACGCCCCGCTTGCTGCTGGCCTTCGAGAGCGACGCCGCCGGCCCCGAATTCATGCAGGAGCTAGGCCCCGTGCTGGAAGGCAAAACCGACGCTTACCAGTTCGTGGACCTGATGCTGCTGGATCTGGAATCGGCGGAAGGAGTGAACCCTTACTTCCGCCAAGTGGAGCCCATCTACCAGCGCGCCTAG
- a CDS encoding c-type cytochrome, giving the protein MIRRCLGLGALGVVACLSLPGCFSNNRHQGARLYAEACAGCHGDAGQGLGRLIPPLAGADYLALHRAELPCLLRRGAHGPMTVNGVLYNQVMPAARVDDKQLSPARLTNLLNYIENNWGNHAAPRTIQEVERQLTACPTAGE; this is encoded by the coding sequence ATGATTAGGCGCTGCCTCGGGCTTGGGGCCCTGGGCGTGGTGGCCTGCCTGTCGCTACCCGGCTGCTTTTCCAACAACCGCCACCAGGGGGCCCGCCTCTACGCCGAGGCCTGCGCCGGCTGCCACGGCGACGCCGGCCAGGGCCTGGGCCGCCTCATTCCGCCGCTGGCCGGGGCCGATTACCTGGCCCTGCACCGCGCCGAGCTGCCCTGCCTGTTGCGCCGCGGGGCCCACGGCCCCATGACGGTGAACGGCGTGCTCTACAACCAGGTGATGCCCGCCGCCCGCGTCGACGACAAGCAGCTCAGCCCCGCCCGCCTTACCAACCTGCTGAACTACATCGAGAACAACTGGGGCAACCACGCCGCGCCCCGCACCATCCAGGAGGTCGAGCGCCAGCTTACTGCCTGCCCCACCGCCGGCGAGTAA
- a CDS encoding SCO family protein translates to MSIRFWLAPALAAALLTACSGPAADQAARLPILGERDVRPNPNGGPADTIFATAPAFKAVDQAGQPVTNQTFAGRAYITDFFFATCPGICPKMNGALLTVFKPYATDPRVAFVSFTIDPAHDSLPVLNDYAQRLGVTDAARWHFVTTGHSATARDTVYGLAKGFFTAAQPDKEAPGGFAHNGTFALVDDQGHVRGLYDSLDANEVARLQKELPVLLAEIAERHPQATAAK, encoded by the coding sequence ATGTCGATTCGCTTTTGGCTGGCCCCCGCGCTGGCCGCCGCCCTGCTCACGGCCTGCTCGGGCCCCGCCGCCGACCAGGCCGCCCGCCTGCCCATTTTGGGTGAGCGCGACGTGCGCCCCAACCCCAACGGGGGCCCCGCCGACACCATTTTTGCCACCGCCCCCGCCTTTAAAGCCGTGGACCAGGCCGGCCAGCCGGTCACGAACCAGACCTTCGCCGGCCGGGCCTACATCACCGATTTCTTTTTCGCCACCTGCCCCGGCATCTGCCCGAAGATGAACGGGGCCCTGCTCACGGTGTTCAAGCCCTACGCCACCGACCCGCGCGTGGCCTTCGTGTCGTTCACTATCGACCCGGCCCACGACTCGCTGCCCGTGCTGAACGACTACGCCCAGCGCCTGGGCGTAACGGACGCCGCGCGCTGGCACTTTGTGACGACCGGCCACTCGGCCACCGCCCGCGACACGGTGTACGGCCTGGCCAAAGGCTTTTTCACCGCCGCCCAGCCCGACAAGGAGGCCCCCGGCGGCTTCGCTCACAACGGCACCTTTGCCCTGGTGGACGACCAAGGCCACGTCCGCGGCCTCTACGACAGCTTGGACGCCAACGAGGTAGCCCGCCTGCAAAAGGAGCTGCCCGTGCTGCTGGCCGAAATCGCGGAGCGCCACCCCCAAGCCACCGCCGCCAAATGA
- a CDS encoding HAD family hydrolase, translating into MNTYKAIIFDLGKVVFDLSFDKVFQFWANASSGQYAEIKSKFRFDDIFVKFEKDEITPKEFRVKISKRLGLTLTDQVFDEGWCDLYLDTYRGIDALLAKLKQHYQLVALTNTNSIHSGVWKIKYADTLRYFQKVFSSHELKERKPDAEAYQIVLDYLQVNPQQVVFLDDNIDNIKGADQLGIKTILVTSYEQMTAELRTIGLLN; encoded by the coding sequence ATGAACACGTATAAAGCAATAATTTTTGATTTAGGAAAAGTTGTTTTTGACCTTTCCTTTGACAAGGTTTTTCAGTTTTGGGCAAATGCATCGAGCGGACAGTATGCTGAAATAAAAAGCAAATTTCGATTCGACGATATTTTCGTCAAATTTGAAAAAGATGAAATCACACCAAAAGAATTCCGAGTTAAAATCTCAAAAAGATTAGGATTGACGCTTACAGACCAAGTGTTTGACGAAGGTTGGTGTGACTTGTACCTTGATACGTACCGTGGAATTGACGCCTTGCTTGCCAAGTTGAAACAGCATTACCAACTTGTTGCCTTGACGAATACAAATAGTATTCATAGCGGTGTGTGGAAAATAAAATATGCTGACACTTTACGTTACTTTCAAAAAGTATTCAGTTCCCACGAATTGAAAGAAAGGAAGCCAGATGCGGAAGCCTACCAAATCGTTCTTGACTACTTGCAAGTGAACCCCCAGCAAGTCGTTTTTCTTGATGACAACATTGACAATATAAAAGGGGCCGATCAACTCGGAATAAAGACTATTCTGGTGACGTCGTATGAGCAAATGACCGCTGAGCTGCGAACAATTGGATTATTAAATTGA
- a CDS encoding aldo/keto reductase, with the protein MQTRTLGRSGLTVSALGLGCMGMSDFYGQQDDAESIRTLHRAVELGVTFFDTADMYGPFKNEELLAQAFKGKRDQVLIATKFGIVRDPEDPTKRGINGRPEYVKSACEASLKRLGTDHIDLYYQHRVDASTPIEETVGAMSRLVEEGKVRYLGLSEAAPATLRRAAATHPIAALQTEYSLWSREPEDEILPTCRELGIGFVPYSPLGRGFLTGQIQQFEDLAADDYRRFTPRFQGENFQKNLDLVARINDLAKQKNCTPGQLALAWVLAQGDDVVPIPGTKRVAYLEENLGALAISLSKGELAQLDEIAPKGVAAGSRYPTAMMGSVNG; encoded by the coding sequence ATGCAAACCCGCACCCTCGGCCGCTCCGGCCTCACGGTTTCCGCCCTCGGCCTCGGCTGCATGGGCATGTCCGATTTTTATGGCCAGCAAGACGACGCCGAAAGCATCCGGACCCTGCACCGGGCCGTGGAGCTGGGCGTCACCTTCTTCGACACGGCCGACATGTACGGCCCCTTCAAAAACGAGGAGCTGCTGGCCCAGGCCTTCAAGGGCAAGCGCGACCAAGTGCTGATTGCCACCAAGTTTGGCATCGTGCGCGACCCTGAGGACCCCACCAAGCGCGGCATCAACGGCCGGCCCGAGTACGTGAAATCGGCCTGTGAAGCCAGCCTCAAGCGCCTCGGCACCGACCACATCGACCTTTACTACCAGCACCGCGTGGACGCCAGCACGCCCATTGAGGAAACCGTGGGCGCCATGAGCCGCCTTGTGGAAGAAGGCAAGGTGCGCTACCTGGGCCTGAGCGAGGCCGCCCCCGCCACCCTGCGCCGGGCCGCGGCCACGCACCCCATCGCCGCCCTGCAAACCGAGTACAGCCTCTGGAGCCGCGAGCCGGAGGATGAAATATTGCCCACGTGCCGCGAGCTGGGCATCGGCTTTGTGCCGTACTCGCCGCTGGGCCGGGGCTTCCTGACGGGCCAAATCCAGCAGTTTGAGGACCTGGCGGCCGACGATTACCGCCGCTTTACGCCGCGCTTCCAAGGCGAAAATTTCCAGAAAAACCTCGACCTCGTGGCCCGCATCAACGACCTGGCCAAGCAAAAAAACTGTACGCCCGGCCAGTTGGCCCTGGCTTGGGTGCTGGCCCAGGGCGACGACGTGGTGCCTATCCCCGGCACCAAGCGCGTGGCCTACCTCGAAGAAAACCTGGGGGCCCTGGCAATCAGCCTCTCCAAGGGCGAACTGGCCCAGCTCGACGAAATTGCCCCCAAGGGCGTGGCCGCCGGCAGCCGCTACCCCACGGCCATGATGGGCTCGGTAAACGGCTGA